The following coding sequences lie in one Oncorhynchus gorbuscha isolate QuinsamMale2020 ecotype Even-year linkage group LG10, OgorEven_v1.0, whole genome shotgun sequence genomic window:
- the rmnd1 gene encoding required for meiotic nuclear division protein 1 homolog has translation MFWTLLCRLRTQKPLGSRTCAYRFTSVNLSDPIKPHVPSRTLLAPWTTTGSGHHRTCHSSTHVQHHGWTVRRDVLYAARHFNTCVQSLSAVPGQPTSTRHWSFSIQRRFYSTVPVKSVMKPVTVLGSGKKIPKGPRTKQPSRTNQPTPKEDKDMMQCIAYATADQYHLPTLCHDLIAHGFYEVDLPRDASNALVICTDNAQKPSDNATMFFFREGSVVFWNVEEKTMKKVMRLLERHEIHPYEVALVHWENEEINYTIGEGNSKLQRGNFLLNSEIDPDEAVLDKFAFSNALSLSVKLAIWEVALDDFVESIQSIPEMLKSGNKIKLSRAEVMQKIGELFSLRHCINLSSDLLITPDFYWDRENLEMLYDKTCQFLNINRRVKVVNEKLQHCTELTDLMRNHLSEKHSLRLEWMIVILITIEVLFEVGRMIF, from the exons ATGTTCTGGACACTGTTGTGCCGACTGAGGACCCAGAAGCCTTTGGGGAGTAGGACATGTgcctataggttcacctctgTCAATCTGTCAGACCCTATCAAGCCGCATGTACCATCTAGAACTCTACTAGCTCCCTGGACCACCACAGGCTCTGGTCATCATAGGACGTGTCACTCAAGCACACACGTCCAACACCATGGCTGGACTGTCAGACGAGATGTTTTGTATGCGGCACGACATTTTAACACCTGTGTTCAGTCACTATCAGCTGTCCCTGGTCAGCCCACCTCCACCAGACACTGGAGTTTCAGTATACAGAGAAGGTTTTATTCAACAGTTCCTGTTAAATCAGTGATGAAACCAGTGACCGTGCTTGGAAGTGGGAAAAAAATTCCTAAAGGCCCCAGGACCAAACAACCATCCAGAACCAATCAGCCGACCCCAAAGGAGGACAAG GATATGATGCAGTGCATTGCCTATGCAACAGCAGACCAGTACCATCTGCCAACACTCTGCCATGACCTCATAGCCCACGGCTTCTACGAAGTAGATTTACCAAGAG ATGCCTCAAATGCACTCGTAATATGCACTGACAATGCCCAAAAACCCAGTGATAATGCAACAATGTTCTTCTTCAG GGAGGGATCAGTGGTCTTTTGGAATGTTGAAGAGAAAACC ATGAAGAAAGTGATGAGGCTCTTGGAGCGGCATGAGATTCATCCCTACGAGGTAGCTCTGGTCCACTGGGAAAATGAAGAGATCAACTACACTATTGGAGA GGGAAACTCAAAGCTACAACGTGGTAACTTCCTGCTGAACAGTGAAATAGATCCTGACGAGGCCGTGCTGGATAAATTTGCATTTTCAAATGCCCTTTCTTTGTCAG TGAAACTGGCCATATGGGAGGTGGCTTTGGATGACTTTGTGGAGTCGATTCAGTCAATTCCAGAG ATGCTGAAATCTGGCAATAAAATAAAGCTGTCCAGAGCAGAGGTTATGCAGAAGATCGGAGAACTCTTTTCTCTGAG ACACTGTATCAACCTGAGCTCTGACCTGCTGATCACGCCAGACTTctactgggacagagagaacCTGGAGATGCTCTATGACAAGACGTGTCAGTTCCTCAACATCAACCGCCGGGTCAAG GTAGTGAATGAGAAACTGCAACACTGCACTGAGCTGACAGACCTAATGAGGAACCACTTGAGTGAGAAGCACAGCTTGAGGCTGGAGTGGATGATCGTCATCCTCATCACTATCGAG GTGTTGTTTGAAGTTGGCAGAATGATTTTCTGA